Proteins co-encoded in one Thamnophis elegans isolate rThaEle1 chromosome 1, rThaEle1.pri, whole genome shotgun sequence genomic window:
- the MLH3 gene encoding DNA mismatch repair protein Mlh3 isoform X3, with amino-acid sequence MIRCLPEEVQTSLRSGVAINSVGHCVEELILNSIDAKATCIAIRVDLETFKVQVVDNGCGMGREDLNNVGNRYFTSKCYSLEDLENLKFYGFRGEALASIASMASILEILSRTSRTAKTFLKLFHNGKGLEVSEAELNRPSLGTTVTVYNLYHQLPVRRKCMNFTLEFERLRHKVEALSLVHPSVSFSLRNEAFCSMVLQLPKTKDMCTRFSQIYGLGKSQKLREINYRSAGFEIMGFISSEGHYNKNIQFLYVNNRLILKTKLHKLIAFLLRKQSVICKTKTGSLLSSPVRHRSGSELHGVFIINVKCQHDEYDICLEPAKTLIEFRRWNALLTCLEEGVKAFLKQEHLFIELCGEDITDFNENNDFCLGNPTALQSSLPKEKNIQETFKSACDNIVESYETFNLQSKSVRRKATLTKKIQDDIQPINNVKEVGVYSDVTGFESVHELRSNKDKYLLPNKKDINSDFLKFSKFPEESELHIDVMSSKWPEELGIQDKILETDQHSDTLLCTENHGKKDANSQQDTVIQERSPDLDNMGCNENEKHDECKSKYIFGHSMMGKCKLGKKGRESFTDLNIARGLMVEQDPLKLGSENITAYLLQNQPSYKTIESSNLLNRQAKLGPVTAKDIFEKQLEFSEQIPSSLENMTKTNIIHIGNTKEWLKKKSISASLPADSTTHSVISHVKEYMPVVPADSVIHLDDINSRRQINDISVRAQYCDSTKLSCHSKLGSLDRFRKYYGNLKRNASIKDTEIRNSDEAAVCSGSMAGDRTDLQNICETPTKEYIESNNNNGCNSLLPLEKSQHSPEENLSIRKAFSSNTITEYSQKVRKSLSGSNCTRTLASKVSRMKECDKDVIRMQPIDKSSAQTEVCSDPTDKNIQHLTSITHLQNTYKKSQHCPSIREEEEESNCFASASDKQGNSMGARADMEGTVSHCFIDTDGEYTISQNRHSVLYNKVDTDSSCEDASIEGEFTKQASKCNELQSINVPGNMEKNTEDSCMSEKPKFSPSKWFYKFDVSLGRMVFINKMSGLSSYIAPPEETSVACTQDLSTIAVNVIEKGFQCRCHPFRSEVIVPFLPKAQKERSLESQDYRDAQGESLQGLLSEWANPVFAQCPEVALDVSSGQADTLAVKIHNILYPYRFTKKMIDSLQMGIFLYLWISMQPMNVSVLSNLSQIPMTSNMKHWARRNYWLPLCVPHWRLK; translated from the exons ATGATCAGATGCTTGCCTGAAGAAGTACAAACCAGTTTGCGCTCTGGAGTGGCCATTAATTCAGTCGGACATTGTGTTGAGGAGCTTATCCTTAATAGCATAGATGCAAAGGCTACATGTATTGCTATTAGAGTGGATTTGGAAACCTTTAAGGTCCAGGTGGTGGACAATGGCTGTGGGATGGGAAGAGAAGATCTCAACAATGTAGGCAATAGATACTTTACTAGTAAATGTTATTCATTGGAAGACTTAGAAAATCTGAAGTTTTATGGCTTCCGTGGAGAGGCTTTGGCAAGTATTGCAAGTATGGCCAGTATATTGGAAATATTATCCAGGACAAGTAGGACAGCAAAAACAttcttgaaactgtttcacaatGGAAAAGGTCTTGAAGTCTCAGAAGCAGAACTGAATAGGCCAAGTCTTGGAACAACAGTGACTGTATACAATTTGTACCACCAGTTACCTGTGAGGAGAAAGTGCATGAATTTCACACTGGAATTTGAGAGGCTGAGACATAAAGTAGAAGCTCTTTCACTTGTTCATCCatcagtttctttttctttacggAATGAAGCTTTCTGTTCAATGGTGCTTCAGCTACCCAAAACAAAAGATATGTGCACACGTTTTTCTCAGATTTATGGTCTAGGTAAATCTCAGAAATTACGGGAAATAAATTACAGGTCTGCAGGATTTGAAATAATGGGCTTTATCAGTTCAGAAGGACATTACAATAAGAATATTCAGTTTTTGTATGTAAATAATAGAttgatattaaaaacaaaattacatAAGCTTATTGCTTTTCTGTTGAGGAAACAGAGTGTTATATGTAAAACAAAAACTGGATCTTTGCtctcaagtcctgtccgccatcGTTCTGGCTCAGAACTCCATGGTGTGTTTATTATCAATGTGAAGTGTCAGCATGATGAATATGATATATGTTTGGAACCTGCAAAAACTTTAATAGAATTTCGCAGATGGAATGCTCTTCTAACCTGCCTTGAAGAAGGAGTAAAGGCATTTTTAAAACAAGAACATCTATTTATTGAGTTGTGTGGTGAAGATATTACAGActttaatgaaaataatgattTTTGTTTGGGTAATCCAACAGCTTTACAATCTTCTCTCCCCAAAGAGAAGAATATTCAGGAGACCTTTAAATCAGCATGTGATAATATTGTAGAATCTTACGAAACTTTTAATCTGCAGTCAAAATCTGTTAGAAGGAAAGCAACTCTGACAAAGAAGATACAAGATGATATACAACCTATTAACAATGTGAAAGAAGTAGGTGTTTACTCAGATGTAACTGGTTTTGAATCTGTTCATGAATTGAGAAGTAATAAAGATAAGTATCTTTTGCCCAataaaaaagacattaattctgATTTTCTAAAATTCAGTAAATTCCCCGAAGAGTCAGAATTACACATTGATGTTATGAGTTCCAAATGGCCAGAAGAACTTGGCATCCAAGACAAGATTTTGGAAACAGACCAGCATTCTGATACTTTGCTTTGTACTGAGAACCATGGGAAGAAAGATGCAAATAGTCAACAAGATACAGTGATCCAGGAAAGAAGCCCTGATTTGGACAATATGGGatgtaatgaaaatgaaaaacatgatgaatgtaaaagtaaatatatttttGGACATAGCATGATGGGAAAATGCAAATTGGGAAAAAAGGGCAGAGAATCCTTTACTGACTTAAATATTGCTAGAGGATTGATGGTAGAACAAGATCCTTTGAAACTGGGTTCTGAAAACATTACAGCATATTTACTTCAAAATCAGCCATCATATAAAACAATAGAATCTAGTAATTTATTAAACAGACAGGCTAAACTGGGTCCAGTAACTGCCAAGGATATCTTTGAAAAACAGCTAGAATTTTCAGAGCAGATTCCAAGTTCTCTAGAAAATATGACAAAAACCAATATCATACATATAGGAAATACAAAGGAATGGCTAAAGAAAAAGAGTATATCAGCCTCACTTCCTGCAGATAGTACTACGCATTCTGTAATATCACATGTGAAAGAATATATGCCTGTGGTGCCTGCAGATTCAGTTATCCATCTAGATGATATAAACAGCAGGAGGCAAATAAATGACATTTCTGTTAGGGCTCAATATTGTGATTCAACAAAATTAAGTTGCCATTCAAAACTTGGATCACTAGATAGGTTCAGAAAATATTATGGGAATTTAAAAAGGAATGCATCAATAAAAgatacagaaataagaaatagtgaTGAAGCAGCAGTCTGTTCTGGATCTATGGCTGGTGATAGAACAGATCTACAGAATATTTGTGAAACTCCAACAAAAGAATATATtgaatctaataataataatggctgtAATAGCCTCCTTCCCTTAGAAAAGTCTCAACATTCCCCAGAAGAAAATCTATCAATCAGAAAAGCTTTTAGTTCAAATACCATTACAGAATATTCTCAAAAAGTAAGGAAATCTCTATCTGGATCTAATTGCACAAGGACACTCGCCTCTAAAGTGTCAAGAATGAAAGAATGTGATAAGGATGTTATAAGAATGCAACCCATAGATAAATCTTCAGCTCAAACTGAAGTGTGTTCAGACCCCACAGATAAAAATATACAGCATCTCACATCTATAACTCATTTGCAAAATACCTATAAAAAATCTCAACATTGTCCTTCcataagagaggaggaggaagaaagtaatTGTTTTGCTTCAGCCTCTGATAAACAAGGTAATTCCATGGGTGCAAGAGCAGATATGGAAGGAACTGTCAGTCATTGTTTCATTGACACTGATGGAGaatacacaatctcccaaaataGACACTCAGTTCTGTATAACAAAGTGGATACTGACAGTTCTTGTGAAGATGCAAGCATTGAGGGTGAATTTACAAAGCAAGCTTCGAAATGTAATGAGCTCCAAAGTATAAACGTGCCTGGAAATATGGAAAAGAACACAGAAGATTCATGTATGAGTGAGAAACCAAAATTCAgtccctctaagtggttttataAGTTTGATGTATCATTGGGCAGAATGGTATTCATCAACAAAATGAGTGGGCTGAGTTCCTATATAGCTCCTCCTGAAGAAACTTCGGTAGCTTGTACTCAGGATCTAAGCACAATAGCTGTAAATGTCATAGAGAAAG GGTTTCAGTGCAGGTGCCATCCCTTTCGAAGTGAAGTTATTGTGCCCTTCCTTCCAAAAGCACAGAAAGAGAGGAGTTTGGAAAGTCAGGATTATAGAG ATGCACAAGGAGAATCTCTTCAGGGCTTACTTTCAGAGTGGGCCAATCCTGTGTTTGCTCAATGTCCAGAG GTTGCTCTGGATGTTAGCAGTGGGCAGGCAGATACCCTTGCTGTTAAAATACATAACATCCTCTATCCTTATCGGTTCACTAAAAAGATGATTGATTCTCTGCAG ATGGGAATCTTCTTGTACTTGTGGATCAGCATGCAGCCCATGAACGTGTCCGTCTTGAGCAACTTATCACAG ATTCCTATGACAAGCAACATGAAGCACTGGGCAAGAAGAAATTATTGGCTTCCACTTTGTGTCCCCCATTGGAGATTGAAGTAA